Below is a genomic region from Thalassophryne amazonica unplaced genomic scaffold, fThaAma1.1, whole genome shotgun sequence.
CATTGTACTCCACCACCTTGTTCTCACCGTCCAGGCGGATGGAAACCTAACAGAGATTAATAATAATGTGCTGAAAAATAGTGTATATATTTTAAGTATAACTGCTAAATCTGGACTCTAAGGTCCACTTACTATTTATATTTAACTGACCTACCTGTGGGATTCCGTATTTATCAAAAATCTGCCAGAGGTACCAATCTTCTCGCCTTGAGGTTTTCCTGAATTTGAATGTCGTCACAAAGGCGTATTCATCTGGCAAACCTTGATTAAACACATCTCTGTGGGATAAAAGCACACTGTCGTTGCTCACATGAACCTATTTGACTTATTTTTTCAAGTATCTCTGAAGCAGCACAATGTTATACTACTACCCCAGACAGGAGATCCTCTTAATTAACAAGGTAGAAACAAGAAGAATGGACATCAAATGGAAAAGAGAGGTGAAAACAGTTAGAGGATGCCAGGTTGTAATACCTACTGCTACAGCGAAGAACACTTACTGTCAAATTCATCAGATTTTTTGGATCTGAATTGTAGAAAAAACTGTCTATGAAATGCAACGTTAAAACCTTCATATAAATATATAACATAAATAGATTCCACTATTTAAAAGTAAGATTGGTGCTAGGGTTGGGTaatgagaaccggttctttttgagaatcattaagcaaaaagcctgttgatgttggtggatcgaatcatttcttaacgattcccttatcggtccttcagagcagccgttgtttttgagggtattTATCGATAAAAGTATCATttcacattgattgcagaccttgcagcgggtctgtaatcaaccacttctgcagcagttgtgcttgaagcaatgaagaagTGCTCCGGCCCACTGCTtcttggttctctgcttcactgcttttcagaagcagcaagtccgcttcttaacccctctcaaagccatttaaatatgtcaatcgtgagacacttttgtgcggattaaaatcactaacagggactcttgtcttgttgcaggcatgaaACGAGAATCATCTTCTGTTCCATTTGTACTGCTCCAAACCGGACcaggcgccacgagggggcgtttgggggcgacgccccctcacgtcatcaacctcgccccctcggatgtgagagttatcaaaaataaaaataaaaaagaaagaaaaagaaatactggaaaatatagcgcctcgcagtttcacggattttttagtccaattttgcatgctttttttttggggtttttttgtacagcgcattgtgctctgcgtcctcatcaagcaggccggtgttctgtctagatgacgggacacctgttgcggcaccgcgaagggagagcacgcgcattgtgttctgtgtgtctgtttataagaatcttctcgcccagaagaaaaaagagcgccaacaactacccataactgtgttcttcactcggaaaaagacacctgcagcgaggtgtgagtggaaaaaggcgcgacagtggcgcggcgccaggacaaagaggcgcgatcagaggaactgtgaaatactggtcagtcactattaataatttcttatgtgtccaaccttgtaggttgatcattaaaattaaattcgttagttctaaaagccatcataataatttataggaaaacgttctattttatttctcaaacaaatgtttgggcctgaaaacaggttggtcttatttttctactaaggtttgaactttgagagtgtttacacacaagagaaaagtgagaaaatgttaatgcctgtttgagaaaagtgtataaagtgtgtagtgaggggttttacagccttaaaacgtctataataattgtaaaaaataacgctgtctacttcgcggatttcacctattgcgggctatttttagaatgtaactcccgcaataaatgagggaccactgtatatctacatgaaaggtttatctttgacccgttgtgtgactgtcatgcccaattgcgctgtgtttgcgcttgtgatggagggctgtatgtgaggttaatctactgtctcgtgtcgtttctcagatcagttgttggtttggttttgtggtatgcaggagatcatttgactgagggtctatatgttcaaataataattaaaaaatactgtcatcactctttactcttactcagtcagtctcttacaactgtgtagcctaaatacatgagctttctaggagcgcacccaatttattacgcacgctcagaggcacgtaccctccggtgcgcactttttttggggggggggagggcgACCCcgtcccctgtgataaactcatcgcccccttaatatttttttctggcactgggcctgctccaaacgctgcgcctctctctgccaagtcaagttagaaagacagagtccggtcagaattaataacatcaaagcaaatcgccatttatatcaaatgacacctctttccaaatgttgtaatacagacatcaaaccaaaacatttttttctcccaaaacgagacgtcGTCTGTGTttgatgaattacatcctgagatacagcacagccggctgagctcagctcagacgtatggagttaaatttatgctattaatgtctaaaaggaaatgcttttcaggggaggggatggtctagtggttaagcgttgggcttgagaccagaagatcctcggttcaaatcctagcctgactggaaaatcactaagggcccttgggcaaggtccttaatcccctagttgctcccggtgtgtagtgggtgccttgcatggcagcacactgacatcggggtgaatgtgaggcattgatgtgtaaaacactttgagcgtgtgatgcaaaaagcgctatataaatgcaaatgTAAATTAACAGCATTTATTACTGACGGCAATATCGATCAACATTTAATTGTTAATATCCATCATTCATTAAAGTTACTCTGAAACACGATCACACGTGTGTGTGAACAGTTTTGAAGTGAGGTAGATGTCATGGGATGGCAACACTAAAGCGGGTATCAAAGCCACATCAGGGATGAAAGGTGGCTGATTTGGCTTCATGCTCACTAAAACCTAGATGTGGACAAAATGTGTTGTGGGTATGAAGAGATAGTGGAAGACATGGAGAAGAAAGGGGAGCGAACATCTACGGAACAGACCAGCTGACATGCTGGGGCTGTTTCTGATGTTAGCATTAGCGTGAGCAATGCTAGGCCTTGCTGTTAGCAAATGTACACAGTTCAAAGAAGCAATTCACTTTCAAGAGCCCCCTTTAGTACCCAAAAAGCAGctgttaccactgggaccactttggacttcatCTTGCAATTGAGTTACAGTTCTTCCTTTAGGCATTGGTACTTTTCAGTGTTCTCATGCTGCTTCttcttgatgatgatgatgatgccacTTTGTATTTCCACAAAGACCAAAGTCACACTCTTCTGTTCTTTATAGCCGACAGTAATGTGTTGAAAGATGGCCAACATATTGTATGTCAGTGTGGAACCTTCACGCCGCACAGGATCTTAGCTCTCCCAATCTCATCTACCTTGCTGTAGAGACTCCCAGCCTGTATTTGGAACAAATATTCCTGTAGACCATTCCACTCACTTGGTTATACCTCTGTTACTAGCCTAGACCTACTGAGCTAACATCAGTAATGTGCCACCCATTGCAACAAGGCAACGGCCATCTTGCTATACACTCCATCTTGAATACACCCTAAATCTGACAATAGCCATACAGAAACcatatttttcttttctgtgattaATATCTTAGCACAGAAATATCTCAGCTGATTGCAAAGAAGGAACCATTTTACTTAAATGTCAGGAAAGCCTTGCTGCCTTGTTCCAGCTATGCAAATTGGCCGTTGGTACAAGTGCTTATCACAGAATACCATAACATGAAGTGGATGTGAACCTACAACTGCTTGTGGATGGGACGTCAGTCCAATACAGGCAACTTTGACCAACATCCCTAGCCAAGGCTGTTACTGCTGGGTGGACTGTGACATTACTATGAAGGATGCAGCCTGATAGTGTGACCAGGACACAGGTCAACATATTTTCAAAAAGTCAGCGGTTACTGTGGTGTGTCCATACACGCACAATGAGTTTCACTTGAAAGATGCCAACAGTAATGCTGTCCCAACTTGCATCTTACAAACTGCTATGATGTCAGTAGTGTTGCACAGCCTGCACCTTGGACCCGTTTGGTGAGGTCAAGCCCTGATTCTATTGATCTTCCTCAGAGTGCCTGCTTTTATGCTGTCATGAGCGCAGCCTCTGTGATACATGTGATAACAGgtttttctagccactggtaggaTTTCTTGAACACTTCTGTCGGAGGGACTCAGATGGCATTAATCCTCCGTGATGCCCCGTCTATTTCCTCATCCTCATTACTATCTGGCTTCTGTTGGATTAAGTAGTCACTTTGTGCCTTGGGGCCATCTTTCTGAAGTACTAATTTTCGAACACATTTTTTCCCAAACGTGAACTTACTCTGTCTGCTGTACGATAGGCATGGTACCAAGGCGAACATAGGAGCTTTGGCCTTCATCAAGTCTTGTTCCCAGAATATCCCTCACACTGAAGTACTCCATCAGGTCAAACCCTGCAGTAAAAGAGAAAAGTAGCCCAAATTGGACACAAACCACTCAAAAATTAGCAtaaaaataatgcatgaattgtgACACTCAGGTCCATAAATACTATACAGTaacacagtgtttgtgttttacaGAGACACATTCAACTTCCAAGATTATTGAAGGCCTGAAACTTGGGGGCATTTGCCGCCGGAGGTATATTTGAATTGCCATTACAGGAAACTCCCTTGTTTGAGTCTGACCCTGTGTGCTCATCTGTGTACGTTGCCCTGAAGTGCCACTCTTGAAGTGGTAGCCCATATTTAGATGGGTGAGAGAGGACACACCCTTTTGGAACAAACAAGTGCTGTCACTATGGCGATGCTAAGATCACAGAACGTacacgatcaatcaatcaatcaatcaacttttttcttgtatagcgccaaatcacaacaaacagttgccccaaggcgctccacattgcaaggcaaggccatacaataattatgaaacacagtctacgtctaaagcaacataaccaagggatggtccagggtcacccgatccagccctaactataagccttagcgaaaaggaaagttttaagcctaatcttaaaagtagagagggtatctgtctccctgatctgaattgggagctggttccacaggagaggagcctgaaagctgaaggctctgcctcccattctactcttacaaaccctaggaactacaagtaagcccgcagtctgagagcgaagcgctctaatggggtaatatggtactacgaggtccctaagataagatgggacctgattattcaaaaccttataagtaagaagaagaattttaaattctattctagcattaacaggaagccaatgaagagaggccaatatgggtgagatatgctctctcctgctagtccccgtcagtactctagctgcagcattctgaaccaactgaaggctttttagggaacttttaggacaacctgataataatgaattacaatagtccagcctagaggaaataaatgcatgaattagtttttcagcatcactctgagacaagacctttctgattttagagatattgcgtaaatgcaaaaaggcagtcctacatatttgtttaatatgcactttgaatgacatatcctgatcaaaaataactccaagatttctcacagtattactagagatcagggaaatgccatccagagtaacgatctggttagacaccatgcttctaagatttgtggggccaagtacaataacttcagttttatctgagtttaaaagcaggaaattagaggtcatccatgtctttatgtctgtaagacaatcctgcagtttagctaattggtgcgtatcctctggcttcatggatagataaagctgggtatcatctgcgtaacaatgaaaatttaagcaataccgtctaataatactgcccaagggaagcatgtataaagtgaataaaattggtcctagcacagaaccttgtggaactccataattaactttagtctgtgaagaagattccccatttacatgaacaaactgtaatctattagacaaatatgattcaaaccaccgcagcgcaatgcctttaatacctatgacatgctctaatctctgtaataaaattttatggtcaacagtatcaaaagcagcactgaggtccaacagaacaagcacagagataagtccactgtccgaagccataagaagatcatttgtaaccttcactaatgctgtttctgtactatgatgaattctaaaacctgactgaaactcttcaaatagaccattcctctgcaggtgatcagttagctgttttacaactaccctctcaagaatctttgagagaaaaggaaggttggagattggcctataattagctaagatagctgggtcaagtgatggctttttaagtaatggtttaattactgccaccttaaaggcctgtggtacataaccaactaacaaagatagattgatcatatttaagattgaagcattaaataatggtaggacttccttgagcagcctggcaggaatggggtctaataagcatgttgatggtttggatgaagtaactaatgaaaataactcagacagaacaatcgtagagaaagagtctaaccaaataccggcatcactgaaagcagccaaagataacgatacatctttgggatggttatgagtaattttttctctaatagtcaaaattttgttagcaaagaaagtcatgaagtcattactagttaaagttaatggaatactcagctcaatagagctctgactctttgtcagcctggctacagtgctgaaaagaaacctggggttgttcttattttcttcaattagtgatgagtagaaagatgtcctagcttcacgaagggctttcttatagagcaacaaactctttttccaggctaagtgaagatcttctaaattagtgagacgccatttcctctccaacttacgggttatcagctttaagctacgagtttgtgagttataccacggagtcagacacttctgatttaaagctctctttttcagaggagctacagcatccaaagttgtcttcaatgaggatgtaaaactattgacaagatactctaactcccttacagagtttaggtagctactctgctctgtgttggtatatgacattagagaacataaagaaggaatcatatccttaacctagttacagcgctttctgaaagacttctagtgtaatgaaacttattccccattgcagggtagtccatcagggtaaatgtaaatgttattaaaaaatgatcagacaaaagggagttttcagggaatactgttaagtcttctatttccataccataagtcagaacaagatctaagatatgattaaagtggtgggtggactcatttactttttgagcaaagccgatagagtctaataatagattaaatgcagtgttgaggctgtcattctcagcatctgtgtggatgttaaaatcgcccactataattatcttatctgagctaagcactaagtcagacaaaaggtctgaaaattcacagagaaactcacagtaacgaccaggtggacgatagataataacaaataaaactggtttttgggacttccaatttggatggacaagactaagagacaagctttcaaatgaattaaagctctgtctaggtttttgattaattaataagctggaatggaagattgctgctaatcctccgccccggcccgtgctacgagcattctgacagttagtgtgactcgggggtgttgactcatttaaactaacatattcatcctgctgtaaccaagtttctgttaggcagaataaatcaatacgttgatcaattattatatcatttaccaacagggacttagaagaaagagacctaatgtttaatagaccacatttaactgttttagtctgtggtgcaattgaaggtgctatattattttttctttttgaatttttatgcttaaatagatttttgctagttattggtggtctgggagcaggcaccgtctctacggggatggggtaatagggggatggcagggggagagaagctgcagagaggtgtataagaccacagctctgcctcctggtcccaacgctagacagtcacagtttggaggatcccaaaaaattggccagatttctagaaatgagagctgctccctctaaagtgggatggatgccgtctctcctaacaagaccaggttttccccagaagctttgccaattatcaatgaagcccacctcattttttggacaccactcagacagccagcaattcaaggagaacatgcggctaaacatgtcactcccagtccgattggggaggggcccagagaaaacaacagagtccgacattgtttttgcaaagttacacaccgattcaatgttaattttagtgacctccgattggcgtaaccgagtgtcattactgccgacgtgaattacaatcttaccaaatttacgcttagccttagccagcaatttcaaatgtccttcgatgtcgcctgctctggcccccggaagacaattgacaatgattgctggtgtcgctaacttcacatttctcaaaacagagtctccaataaccagagtttgatcctcggcgagtgtatcgtcgagtggggaaaaacggttagagatgtgaacgggttgacggtgtacacggggcttctgtttagggctacgcttcctcctcacagtcacccagtcagcctgccttcccgactgcacggggactgccaggggggaactaacggcggctaagctaccttggtccgcaccgactacaggggcctggctagccgccatgctaaaacggctaagagctagtagctacgctaagctagcggattcccaaacagggaatccgacactagacaggctgtggagcagcacaggtaacgcacgacaacagtgctaaaataaaataaaaatccactagacaggctgtggagcagcacaggtaacgcacaacaacagtgctaaaaaataaaataaaataaaaataaaaatccacaggacaggctgtggagcagcacaggcaacgcacgacaacagtgctaaaacaaaataaaaatccactagacaggctgtggagcagcacaggtaacgcacgacaacagtgctaaaacaaaataaaaatccactagacaggctgtggagcagcacaggtaacgcacgacaacagtgctaaaaaataaaataaaaataaaaatccacaggacaggctgtggagcagcacaggcaacgcacgacaacagtgctaaaacaaaataaaaatccactagacaggctgtggagcagcacaggtaacgcacgacaacagtgctaaaaaataaaataaaaataaaaatccactggacaggctgtggagcagcacaggcaacgcacgacaacagtgctaaaaaataaaataaaaataaaaatccacaggacaggctgtggagcagcacaggcaacgcacgacaacagtgctaaaacaaaataaaaatccactagacaggctgtggagcagcacaggtaacgcacgacaacagtgctaaaaaataaaaataaaaatccactggacaggctgtggagcagcacaggcaacgcacgacaacagtgctaaaaaataaaataaaataaaaataaaaatccactggacaggctgtggagcagcacaggcaacgcacgacaacagtgctaaaacaaaatcaaaatccactggacaggctgtggagcagcacaggtaacgcacaacaacagtgctaaaacaaaataaaaatccactagacaggctgtggagcagcacaggtaacgcacgacaacagcgctaaaaaataaaataaaaataaaaatccactggacaggctgtggagcagcacaggcaacgcacgacaacagtgctaaaacaaaatcaaaatccactggacaggctgtggagcagcacaggtaacgcacgacaacagcgctaaaaaataaaataaaaataaaaatccactagacaggctgtggagcagcacaggtaacgcacgacaacagtgctaaaaaataaaataaaaataaaaatccactggacaggctgtggagcagcacaggcaacgcacgacaacagtgctaaaacaaaatcaaaatccactggacaggctgtggagcagcacaggtaacgcacaacaacagtgctaaaacaaaataaaaatccactagacaggctgtggagcagcacaggtaacgcacaacaacagtgctaaaaaataaaataaaataaaaatccactggacaggctgtggagcagcacaggcaacgcacgacaacagtgctaaaacaaaataaaaatccactagacaggctgtggagcagcaca
It encodes:
- the LOC117506332 gene encoding collagen alpha-1(XXII) chain-like, whose product is MGYHFKSGTSGQRTQMSTQGFDLMEYFSVRDILGTRLDEGQSSYVRLGTMPIVQQTEDVFNQGLPDEYAFVTTFKFRKTSRREDWYLWQIFDKYGIPQVSIRLDGENKVVEYNAVGLTKDAVRAVFRSTEVENLFDRNWHKIGLSVETKAVSLYLDCKHIQTLPIDDREDIDIQGKTVIGKRLYDSVPIDFDLQRMMIYCDSKHAELETCCDLPNGP